The Streptomyces sp. Mut1 genome window below encodes:
- a CDS encoding ABC transporter substrate-binding protein — translation MHDGHSRPHFSFFPSHAASAASRGRGPARLAAAVTALSAILLTAGCGSSGTAAGSPEASASTAKGFPVTIDNCGVRTTYTKPPSRAVTIHQHPAELMLALGLKDRMAGTSYPDSAVLPALREDFASIPQLSKQAPSFEKVLDTDPDFVYGGYASAFAEKEGRSRKAFEDAGIDTYLNRENCAGKKGVTMQDTYTEIRTIGKIFGVSDRASALVSELRTRVDKASETVKDARDVSVFVYDSGDKSAFTAGGKGLGNELIRLAGGKNVFSDLDDVFGDVSWEQVVDRRPDVIAIYDYAGTGVAQKKKFLLSQPALADVPAIKNKRFVVLPLTDTLVGVRSADAVGDLARGLHPDSFK, via the coding sequence ATGCACGACGGTCACAGCCGTCCCCATTTCTCGTTCTTCCCCTCGCACGCGGCGTCCGCGGCCTCACGCGGGCGCGGTCCGGCGCGCCTCGCCGCGGCCGTCACCGCGCTGTCGGCGATCCTGCTGACGGCCGGCTGCGGCTCCTCCGGCACCGCCGCCGGCTCCCCGGAGGCAAGTGCCTCGACGGCGAAGGGCTTCCCCGTCACCATCGACAACTGCGGTGTCAGGACGACGTACACGAAGCCGCCGTCCCGCGCGGTGACCATCCACCAGCATCCGGCCGAGCTGATGCTCGCGCTCGGGCTCAAGGACCGGATGGCCGGTACGTCGTACCCCGACTCGGCGGTCCTGCCCGCGCTGCGCGAGGACTTCGCGTCGATCCCGCAGCTGTCGAAGCAGGCGCCGTCGTTCGAGAAGGTCCTCGATACCGATCCCGATTTCGTCTACGGCGGGTACGCCAGCGCGTTCGCGGAGAAGGAGGGCCGCTCGCGCAAGGCGTTCGAGGACGCGGGCATCGACACCTACCTCAACCGGGAGAACTGCGCCGGGAAGAAGGGGGTGACCATGCAGGACACGTACACCGAGATACGCACGATCGGCAAGATCTTCGGCGTCTCCGACCGCGCGTCCGCACTCGTCTCCGAACTGCGCACCCGCGTCGACAAGGCGAGCGAGACCGTGAAGGACGCGCGCGACGTCTCCGTGTTCGTCTACGACAGCGGCGACAAGTCCGCCTTCACGGCCGGCGGCAAGGGCCTGGGCAACGAACTGATCAGGCTGGCCGGCGGCAAGAACGTCTTCTCCGACCTGGACGACGTGTTCGGCGACGTCTCCTGGGAACAGGTCGTCGACCGCAGGCCGGACGTGATCGCCATCTACGACTACGCGGGGACCGGCGTCGCCCAGAAGAAGAAGTTCCTGCTCTCCCAGCCCGCACTCGCCGACGTGCCCGCGATCAAGAACAAGCGTTTCGTGGTGCTGCCACTGACCGACACCCTCGTCGGCGTCCGCTCGGCGGACGCGGTGGGCGACCTGGCGCGCGGGCTGCACCCGGACAGCTTCAAGTGA